The sequence GTGCTGCGGCTGCTGATCGCGGCCGGGCGCGGCCAGGGCCAGCTGCTGCTCCTGGAGGACCTGCACGACGCCGACCCCGAGACGCTCGGCGTCCTCGAATACCTCGTGGACAACCTGGAGTACACGCCCGTCCTGCTCCTCGCCACCGTGCGCACCGACTTCAGCGACGCCCTGGACCTGGCCCAGTCGGCGCGCCGCCGCGGCGCCGCCACCCTGCTGGAGATCCCGCCGCTGACCCGGGGGCAGGCGGACGAGATGGTCGCGGCCCAACTGGGCGTGGCCGACCCGCGGGAGGTGCCGGAGACGGTGCTCCAGCGGCTGTGGGAGGACAGTTCCGGCAGCCCGTACCTGGTCGAGGAACTGCTCCAGACCATGATCGGGGCGGGCACCCTGGTGCAGGGCCAGGACGGCTGGCGGGCGATCGGGGATCTGCGCAGCGATGTCTCCTCCACGCTGGCGCGGGACATCCTGCGCCGTATCGACCGGCTGGGCGCGCAGGGCCTGACCCTGCTGTCGGCGGCCGCCGTGCTCGGCCGCCGCTTCCCGCTGACCGTGCTCCAGCGGATGAGCGGCGTGGACGACCGCGCGCTGCTCAGCCATCTGCACGCGGGCGTCGCGGCCCGGCTGGTGATCCCCGACGAACCGGCCCCCGACTGGTACTCCTTCCGCCACTCGCTGACCGTGGAGGCCCTGTTCACCCAGATGACACCCGGCCAGCGCGCCGATCTCGCGCGCCGGGGCGCGGAGGCGGTCGAGGAGCTGCACCCCGAACTGGGCGGCGACTGGTGCGCGTTGGCCGCGGGGCTGCGCGGCGAGGCCGGGGACCAGGGCGCGGCCGGGCTGCTGTTCGCGGACGCGGGCGGCCGGGCTCTTTCGGCCGGTGCGCTGGGCTCCGCCGTGACCCTGCTCAGCCGCGCCGAGAACCTGCTGGCCGAGGCCGGGGACGCGCAGGGGCGGGCCGCGGTCCTGGAGAACCTGCTGCCCGCGCTCGCCGAGGCCGGCGACTTCGCCCGCGCCTTCGAACTCGCCGAGGATCTCCACCTGTTGGGCGGCTCCGGGCTCAGCCCCGTCCGGCTCGCCACGCTGCACGCCCGGCTGGCCAAGGTCGCCCACACGGCGGGGCGGTGGAGCGACGGCAACCGGCAGGTGGCCCGCGCCCGTGAGGTGCTGGCGGCCTCGCCGGACGAGACGACCGCCGCCACCGTCGATGTGACGGCCGCCTACCTGGCCCTCGACACACCGGGCCCCGACCGCACCCAGCACGCGGAGAAGCTGGCCCGCGCGGCCGCCGACACCGCCGAACGCCACGGGCTGCCCGTGGTGGCCTGCCAGGCACAGGAGTTGCTCGCCACCGTGGCCCGCGAGCGGGACCCGGAGGAGTCCGAGGCGATGCTCCGCCAGGCCCTCGCCACCGCCGAACGCCACCGGCTGCCCCTGCAACGGATGTACGCGGCCACCCGGCTCGGCGGCAACGCCTGGCTCGCCGAGGGCGACACCACGGGCCTGCTGGCGGCGCGCGAGGAGGCGCTGCGGCTCGGCTCGGTCAACATCGTGCACACCGTCGACGGCATCCTCGTACTCGACGCCGTGCTGCGGGGCGACGACGACACCGCCCGCGCGACGGCCGCCGAGTGCCTGGCCGTCGTACGACGGCTGCGGCTCGCGCCCGCCGTGCGGTACGTCCTGATGGCGCAGGCCGTCCTGGCGGCGCACCACGCCGACCGTGCCGGGATGGAGGCGGCGCTGGCCGCGTTCGCGCAGTGGGACGGGGCCGGTTCGCAGGAGGAGCCGCTGAGCCACGGGCTGGCCCGGGCGTTCTGTGCGCTGCTGGAGGAGGACCGGGAGCTGGCCCGGGAGGATCTGGGCACGGTGCTGGCGCTGGAGGCGGACAACCCCTCGACCTACCATCTCAGCGGCACCCACGGCATGGTGCTGCTGCTGGACGTGCTCGCCGGGCGCGCGGACCGCACCCGGCACGCGGAGATCACCGCCACCGCGATGGCCCGGATGCGCTGGAACCGGCACTTCGTGCTGCTCACGGAGGCCGTGCTGCTGGGCCGGGAGGGCGCGGGGGCCGAGGCGGCGCGCGCGGTCGAGGCGGCGCGGGCGGTGGCGGAGCCGTATCCGCTGGCCCGGCATCTCGGGCTGCGGCTGATCGCGGACGCGGCGCAGCAGGACGGCTGGGGCGATCCGGTCAGCTGGCTGCGGCAGGCGGAGCACTACTTCCACGAGCGGGACGTCCCGGCCGTCGCGGGTGCCTGCCGGGCGGGGCTGCGCCGGCTCGGCGCCCCCGTGCGCCAGCACCGCACCGGGAGCAGCGGTATCCCGGACCAGCTGCGCGCCCAGGGCGTCACGGTCCGGGAGTTCGAGGTGTTCCGGCTGCTCGCGGAGCGGCTGTCCAACAAGGACATCGCCGACCGGCTGTTCATATCCCCCCGTACGGCGGAGAAGCACATCGCCAGTCTGATCACGAAGACGGGGGCGGCCAACCGCGCGGATCTGTGCGCGCGTTCGGCCGCCCTGCGCGATTCCTAGGGCCTGTTCCGAGGGGGCCCTAACGCATCTCGCGCACCGCCCGGGAGCCGAGCACCGCGAGCCCGGTGAGGGCGAGCACCGCCGCGACCACCCCGAACAGCGCGAGGGTGCTGGTGCGGGCCAGCGCGCCGCACACGATGAGGGAGAGCGGGGCGGCGGCGTAGCCGAGGACCATGTCGACGGAGATGACCCGGCTGAGCACGTCCTGGGGGATGTTGCGCTGGATCCAGCTCAGCCCGAACACCCCCTGGAAGCCGATGGCGAAGCCCATGGCCAGCACGGTCACGACGACCGCCGGGGTGCTGTGCACCAGCCCCAGGACCGCCATCCCGGCGCCCAGCCAGCCGGCCAGCGCGGCCACCAGCAGACCGACCCGGGGCCGGCCGCCCATCGCGCCGCCCGCCAGCGTGCCGAGCATCGCGCCGCCCGCGAGGGACCCGTTGAGCACGCCCAGGGTGGCCGAGCCGCCACGCAGCACCTGCTCGGCGAGGGTGGCGAAACCGACCGTGAAGGGCCCGGCGTAGCAGAAGTTGACGGCGGTGTCGAGGACGACGACGGTGCGCAGCCGCGGGTCGCGCAGGGTGAAGACGACGCCCTCGCGGATGCGGGCGCCGAGGGACGGCGGACGCTCAACCCCCTTGTCGCTCAGGGCCTTTGACTCCACCTTCGGCGCGGCGGCCGGGCGGGGCCGGGTGGCGATCAGGGACACGCACCAGCCGCACAGCGCGAAACAGACGGCGTCGACCACGAACGCGACCGGCGCCCGGGTCAGCGCGATGACCACACCGCCGACCGCCGGGCCGACGACGGCCGCGGTGCGCGAACCGGCGCCGAGCAGCGCGTTGGCCGGGGTGAGCAGGTCCTTGTCCACCACCGAGGGCAGGATCGACACCCGGGCGGGCTGGAAGAAGGCGTCCACCGCGCCGAACGCGGCGGCCGCCGCGCACAGCATCCAGACCGTCAAGTGCCCGCCGAGCCCGGCCAGTCCGACCCCGGCCATCAGGACGGCGCGGGTCCAGCTGGAGGCGATCATCAGGGTGCGGGTGGACCAGGAGTCGCTGAGGGTGCCGCCGACCAGGGTGAGCAGGGCGCGGGGTACGGCCTGGAAGGCGAGGACGTAGCCGAGGGTCAGGGTGGAACCGGTCAGGCCGAGGGTGATCCAGGAGAACGCGACGACGCTGAAGCCGTCGCCGAGCAGGGACAACGACTGTCCCAGCCACAGGAGTTGGAAGGGCCGCTGCCGGGCGGGTGCCCACAGCCGGGGACCGGCGCCGGCGAGGGTGGTGGCCATGATGTGCCTTTCGGGGGTGCGGACGCGTGCGGCGGTCCGGTCAGTAGCGGACGGGCAGCGCGGTGAGGCTGCGGTTGAGGAGGGACGGCTGCCAGGTGAGCGCCCCCGGGTCGGTCAGGGTCAGGCCCGGGTGGTCGCGGACCAGCGTCTCCACGGCGGCGACGGCGACCAGCCGGGCCAGCGCCGCGCCGATGCAGAAGTGGGCGCCGAAGCCGAAGCCGAGGTGGGTGGCGCCGGTGCGGCGGACGTCGAACCGGCCGGGGTCGGGGAAGCGGGCCGGGTCCCGGTTGGCGGCGGCGGTCACCAGGAAGATCCGGTCGCCCGCCCGCAGGGTGCGGCCGTCCAGCTCCAGGTCCGAGACGGCGGCGCGGATCGACATCTTGGACGGCCCGTCCAGGCGCAGTGCCTCCTCCACCGCGCCCTGCGCCAGCGCGGGATCCTCGCGTACGGCGGCGAGTTGACCGGGCCGGGTGTGCAGGGCGAGGACGGTGTTGGCGATGAGGTTGCTGGTGGTCTCCCCACCGGCGAACGCCATCTGGGTGAGCATCCCGACGAACTCCTCCTCGGTGACCGAGTCCCCCACCCGGCCCTCCTTCAGCACCTGGCTGATCAGGTCGTCGGCGGGTTCGGCGCGGCGCCGGGCGACCAGCCCCGCGAGGTAGTCCTCCAGGCTCACCAGCGCCTGGAGGGAGGCCCGGTACTCGCTCTCCTCCTGGGCGGTGCCGAGCACGAGGTCGGCGACGCGGGCGTTCCAGTACCAGAAGGCGGCCGCGTCGGTGCGCGGGATGCCGAGCCAGCGGGCGAACACCAGCGCGGGCAGCGGCTTGGCCACGTCCGCCATCAGGTCGCCGGTGCGGCCCGGGACGGCCTTGCAGGCGAGGACGGCCCGGGTGGCCTTCTCGGTGAAGGTCCGGTAGCGGGCCACCGCCCGTGCGGCGAACGCCTCCTGGAAGACCTGGCGCAGCCTGCGGTGCTGCGGCGGGTCGTTGAACACCATCCAGCGGGACAGGATCCCGAACGCCCGCTCCGCGTCCTCCCGGGCGCCCTGCGGTACGGCGTCCATCAGGGGCCGTACCCGGTCGGCCGTGACGGCCGGGTCGCGCAGGCAGCGCATCACCTGGTCGTAGCCGGTGACGAGCCAGGCGTGGTGCATCGGGCTCCAGTGCACGGGGGCGTGCGCGCGGAGGGCGTCGAGGTGGCCGTAGGGGTCGGCGATCATGTCCGGGGACAGGAGGTAGCGCTCGGTGAACGCCGTCGCGGGGGCGGTCGCCCTACCCGTAGGGGTCGCCGTATCCGTAGGGGCCGCGTTACCCGTAGGGGCCGCGTTACCCGTAGGGGCCGCCGTACCCGTAGGGACCGCCGTACTCATCGGGGTCGCCGTGGTCATCGGTTCTCCCCCTCCTTGATCGCGACAAGGATCTCGGCGATGCCGGACACCCTCGGCTCGGCCATCATCGACATGTGGTCGCCCTCGCTGATGTGCACGGTCAGTCCGCCGCCGGCCAGGTCGCGCCAGCGGGCGAGGTAGGTGTCGTAGTCGACGTCCAGGCCCGGCATGGTGCGTCCGCGCGGCAGACCCGCGGCCTCGCTGCCGACCACCAGGTGGATGTGGCCGGGGTAGGGGCGCACCTCGTAGCCGGCGAGGGCGGCGAGCAGCGAGTGCCACACCTCGATGGGCGCGTTCTCGACGAGGGCGGCCTCGGCGGGGCTCATGCCGGCGCCCAGCAGGGTGGCGGTGAGTTCGGCGGTGGCCCGGTCGCGCTCCGGGGAGGGCGGCAGCTGCCGGATCAGGTCGCGCTGGCGCCAGGCGGTGCGCAGGTCGTCGGTGACACCGTTCAGCCGGGCGCGCGCGGCGGGGTTGGGCAGGTACGGCTCGATCAGGACGAGCGGGGCCACCGGGTGCCCGGCGCGGTCGAGCTGGGTGGCCATCTCCAGGGCGATGTTGGCGCCCATGGACCAGCCGAGGAGGGCGTGCGGGGCCCGCTCGCCGGTGGCGTCCGGGACGCGCTCGGTGATCTCGGCGACGTAGTTGGCGGCGATCCCGGTGACGGTGCTCGGGTCCACCCCGCCGAGCAGCCCCCGCGCCTGGAAGGCGTGCACGGGCCGGCCGGGCGGCAGGGCGCGGGCGAGCGGTACGAACCAGGCGGCGCTGCCGCCCGTGGGGTGCACGCACCACAGCGGGTCGCCGGTGCCCTCGCGCAGCCGTACCTCGGAGGTGACCGCGGCGGGCAGGCGCACGCCGGCCGCGCGGGTGGCGTGCTCGGCGAGCTGGGCGATGGTCGGGTGCTCGATCAGATCGCCGACGGAGACGGTCAGGCCGCGTCCGGCGGACATCAGGGAGACCCGGACGGTGGACAGGGAGCTGCCGCCGATGCGGAAGAAGTCGTCGTGCACGCCGATCCGGGCGAGGCCGAGGACCTCGCGCCAGATCTCGGCGAGGACCTTCTCCGCCGGGGTGGCCGGGGCGACGAACTCGGTCTCGTCCTGGTCGAGTTCGGCGGGCGGCAGCGGCAGCGCCCGCTTGTCGATCTTGCCGCTGCGGTTGACGGGCAGTTCGTCGAGGAGCACGAACCGGGCGGGGATCATGTACGCGGACAGCGAGGCCCGCAGGGCGCGGCGCAGTTCCTCGGGCGTGGGCCGGGCACCATCTCGCGGGACGAGGTAGGCGACGAGGGCCGGCTCACCGCCCGGCAGGTCGGTGCGGTGCAGTACGACGGCCTGGCGGACCTCGGGCAGCGCCCGCAGCGCGTGTTCGATCTCGCCGAGTTCGATGCGGAAGCCGCGCAGTTTGACCTGTGAGTCGCGGCGGCCGAGCCATTCCACGGAGCCGTCGGCGCGGTGGGTGCCGAGGTCGCCGGTGCGGCACAGCCGTTCCCCGGGGAGCCCGTAGGGGTCGGGGACGTAGGTGGCGGCGGTGAGCCCGGGGCGGCCGAGGTAGCCGCGCCCCACGGCCTGTCCGCCGAGGTAGATCTCGCCGGGCACGCCCGCCGGGACGGGCTGGAGGTCGTCGTCCAGGACATGGATGCGGGTGTTGCGGATCGGGGTGCCGATGGGCGGCTGTCCCTGGCCGGGGCTGAGTTCGGCGGCGACGGACCACACGGAGGTCTCGGTGAGGCCGTAGACGTTGTGGAAGCGGCGGCCGCGCGACCAGACGTCGGCGAGTTCGGCCGGGCAGGACTCGCCGGCGACCTGGAGGACCCGCAGTTCGGGGAAGTCGTCCTCGCCGAGCACCGCGAGGGCGCTGGGCGGCAGCATGGCGCAGGTGACGCGGGCCTCGCGCAGGGTGCGGGCGAGGTCGGGGCCGGGGCGCAGGTCCTCCTTGGGCGCGGTGACCAGGCGGCCGCCGTTGGCGAGGGACCAGGTGAGTTCCAGGATCGAGGCGTCGAACCCGAAGGACGCGAACTGGAGCACCCGGTCGCCGGGGGTGGGGCGTACCAGGTCGCGCTGGCCTTCGAGCATGTTGGACAGTCCGCGGTGCGGCAGGGCGACACCCTTGGGGGTGCCGGTGGAACCGGAGGTGTAGATGATGTAGGCGAGGGTGTCGGCGTCGGGCTCCCGGCCCGGGACGGGCTCCATGTGCCCGGCGGGGGCGTCCAGATGGAGTACGGGGCCGTCGAAGGGCACCGTGCCGTCGAGGGCGCGCTGGGTCAGCAGGACCCGCATGCCGCTGTCGTCGGCCATGAACTTCAGCCGCTCGGTGGGGTGCTGGGGGTCGAGCGGCAGGAAGGCACCGCCGGAGCGCAGCACCCCGACGGCCGCGCGCACCAGGTCCGGGCCGCGCTCGACGCAGATCCCGACGACGGTCTCCGGGCCGACCCCGAGGCTCCGCAGCCGCCGGGCCACCTGCTCGGCCTGCTCGTGGAGTTCGCCGTACGACAGGCGCTGTCCGCGGTGCTCGACGGCGACCGCGTCCGGGGTGCGGGCCGCGTGGCCGGCGATGTGCTCGTGCAGCATCAGCGGCGAGGACGGGATCTGGGGTCCGCGCGCCCATACGTCGAGGGCGGTGGCGCGGGCCGCGCCGGTGAGCGCGGGCCGGGTGACCCGGGCGTCGGGCCCGGCGACCATGGCCTCCAGCTGGGCGCAGTACACGTCGGCCAGCTGCTCGGCCGTGGCGGGGGCGACGAACTCCCGGTCGATGTCGAGGGTGAAGGCGTTGACGCTGGCGTTGACCAGCAGCGGGAACATGGTCCGGGCGATCTCCAGGGAGTCGTCCCAGGAGTCGTGCGACAGCCGGTGGAAGTTGACGTAGTTGAAGACGGTGTCCGTCAGGCTGGGCTCGGTGGGCCGCAGCCGGGCGATACGGACCAGGGGCACCCGGCGGTGCGGCAGCATCTCCTGCTCGGCCTCGAACACGTCCCGCAGATAGGCGCGCCAGCTGCCGCGCGGGCGGGTGACGCCGAACGGCACGGTGTTCAGGAACAGTCCGCGCATCCGGTCGGCGCCGGGCACCTCGGGCCGTCCGTTGGTGACCAGGCCGATGCTGTGGCCGAGGGCGCTCTCGTCGCGGTCGGCGAACAGGCTCATGGTGTGGTGGAAGGCGGTGAGCAGCACGGTACGGCGCGGCACCCCGGTGTCCTTCGCCAACCTTCCGATGCGCTCGGCGAGATGGGCGTAGGAGCGCCGGACCTCGTGCACCGGCGGCCGGTCGGCGCCGGTACCGGCCCGCGCGCGGCGGCGGAAGGTCACGGGGCGCAGGTCGGCGAGGCTGTCGCGCCAGTACGTCAGCGACTCCTCGCTGTCGAGGGCGGCCCGCTCCAGGGCCACGTACTCGGCGAACGCGGGAGCCTGCGGGGGCAGGGGCGTGGTGCCGTGGGCGACGGCCTCGCGGTGCAGGGCGAGCAGGTCGGCGACGAGCGAGGTGAGGCTCCAGCCGTCCAGCACCACATGGCAGTCGGTGAGCACGAGCCGCAGCTCGTGGTCGGTGATGTGGTGCAGATGGATGCGGACCAGGGGCGCGGTGGCCAGGTCGAAGCGCCGCTCGAACTCCTCGTCCACGAACTCCCGCAGCCGCGCCCGCTGTTCGTCGCGGGGCAGGCCGCGCAGATCCGTGTAGCCGACCCGCAGGCGGGCGGCGCGGTGCACGAGCTGGAGGGGTTCGCGGTAGCCGACGAGGTCGACGGAGCTGCGCAGGATGGGGTGCCCGGCGACCACCGCGTCCACCGCGGCCTGGAACGCGTGGCGGTCGAAGCCCTCGGGGGTGCTGATCTTCAGGTCGGTGACGTTGTGGTAGGCGCCGCGCCGGGGGTCGGCGAGCATCTCGTGCAGCATGCCGGCCTGGAGCATGGTCAGCGGGTAGGCGTCCTCCAGGCCGTCGGGGAGGCGGCCCGCGTCGGCGGGGTCGAGCTGGGAGAACGGGGCGACGGGGGCGGGCGCGTCGACGTCCTCGGTGACGAGGGCGGCGAGATCGGCGAGGGTGCGGGTGCGGAAGACGTCGGCGACGGAGAAGCCGAGCCCGGCGAGCCGGCCGAGACCGACCAGGCGCAGGGCGAGGATCGAGTCGCCGCCCAGGTCGAAGAAGTTGTCGCCGCGGCCGACGTGTTCGGCGCCGAGCACCTGGCTCCACACCCCGGCCAGCGCCTCCTCCAGCGGGCCCTCGGGCGGCACATGGGTGCCGGGTCCGGCCGCGGCGGGGGCGACGGCGGTGAGCGCGGCGCGGTCCACCTTGCCGTTGGCCGTCAGCGGCAGCCGCTCGTGCCGGACGAACAGCGCGGGCACCATGTAGTCGGGCAGGGTCAGCCGCAGGCCCTCGCGCAGCGCGGGCGGATCGAGCGGGCGGGCCTCCGGGGTGACGATGTGGGCGACCAGGCGGGCCGTGTCGCCGTCCCGGCGGGCGACCACCGCGACGTCGGCGACGCCGGGCAGGGCGCGCAGCGCGGTCTCGATCTCGCCGGGTTCGATGCGGTAGCCGCGGATCTTCACCTGGTGGTCGGCGCGGCCGATGTACGCCAACTGGCCGTCGGGCAGCACCCGTACGAGGTCGCCGGTGCGGTACATCCGGGCGCCGGGCGCCCCGAAGGGGTCGTCCAGGAAGCGTTCGGCGGTCAGCTCGGGCCGGTTGCGGTAGCCGCGGGCCACGCCACCGCCGGAGACGTACAGTTCGCCGACGCTGCCGGACGGCACGAGGCGTCCCCCGGGGTCGAGGACGTACCCGTGCTGCCCGGTGAGCGGACGCCCGATGGGGGAACGGACGGTGCCACGCACATCGTCCTCGGTGATGGTGCGGAAGGTGACGTGCACCGTGGTCTCGGTGATGCCGTACATGTTCACCAGGGCGGGCTTCTCGCCCGGGGCGGTGAACCAGTCGCCGTAGTCGCGGACGTCGAAGGCGTCGCCGCCGAACACCACGGTGCGCAAGGGGAGTTCGGCGAAGTCGCTGCCGGTGCTCTTCAGGTGGGCGCGCAGGCCTTTGAAGGCGGCCGGGGTCTGGTTGAGGACGGTGACGCCCGCCTCGCGCAGCACCCGGTGCACGGCGGCCGGGTCGCGGACCTCGTCGGAGCCGAGCACGACCACGCGTCCGCCGCTGGTCAGCGGCGCCCACAGCTCCCAGACCGAGAAGTCGAAGGCGGGCGAGTGCATCAGCGTCCACACGTCGTCCGGGCCGAAGACGAAGTGCCGGTCGGCGGCGGCCAGCAGCCAGGCCAGGTTGCCGTGGGTGACCTCGACGCCCTTGGGTCGGCCGGTGGAACCGGAGGTGTAGATGACGTACGCGAGGTCTTCGGGCGCGGGCAGGATGTCGGGGGTCTCGGCCTCGGCGCCACCGTCCTCGTCCAACACCATAAGTTTGACCGGCAGTTGCGCCACGGCGCCACGGGTCGCGCCGTCGGTGACGATCCACTCGATGCCGGAGTCGGCGACGGTGAACTCGCGGCGGGCCTTCGGGTGGGAGGGATCGAGCGGGAGGTAGGCGGCTCCGGCGCGCCAGACGCCGAGCAGGGCGACGGCCAGGTCGGGGGTGCGGTCGAGGCAGACGCCGACCAGGGAGCCGGGGGTGACCCCGGCCGCGCGCAGCCGCCGGGCCAAGTGAGAAGCACGGGCGTCGAGTTCGGCGTAGGTCAGGCAGTCGGTGCCGCGCACCACCGCGATCGCGTCCGGCGCGCCGCCGATGTGCTCGGCGAGCCGGTCGGGGGCGGTGCGCGGGGCGGTCCGGGGCTCGTTGCCGGCGTTCGCGGGCCCGCCCGGGCCGAGCAGGAAGGCGCGCTCGGCGGGGGTCAGCGGGTCGATGGCGCTGAGCCGGATGTCGGGGGTGGCGCAGAACGCCTCCAGCAGGTTCACGGTGTGCCGGGCGAGGGCCGCGACGGATCCGGCGTCGTACAGGTCGGGCCGGTGGACGAACGCCAGCTCGGTGCGGCCGTCGCCGTCGCGCAGATCGAGGGTGAGGTCGAACTTGGCGGTGGTGAGGTCGATCCGGTACGGCGTCCCGGTGGCCGCGCCGAGGTCGAACGCGGAGCCGCTGATGTCGGTGTGCGTGTACAGGACCTGCACCAGCGGGTTGCGGGCGAGATCGCGCTCGGGGCTCAGCGCTTCCACGACCCGCTCGAACGGCAGCGACTGGTACGAGAACGCCTCCAGCACCCGCTCCCGGGTACGGGCGAGCAGCGCGGCCGGCGTCGGATCGTCGGCGAAGTCACCGCGCAGCACCAGGGTGTTGACGAAGAACCCGACGAGCTGCTCGGTCTCGGCCCGCTCCCGGTTGGCCACGACGGTGCCGACGGCGATGTCCTGCTGCCCGCTGTGGAAGGCCAGCGCGGCCTGGAAGGCGGCCAGCACCGTCATGTACGGCGTCGTCCCCGCGCGCCGGCCGAGTTCGGCGAGCGCGTCGGTCAGCGCGGACGGCAGGGTGAGGACGTGGGCTTCGCCGGGGCCGCCGGGGGTGTCGGGGCGGGGGTGGTCGGTGGGCAGCTCCAGCGGGGTGAGGCCGGCCAGCCGGGTGCGCCAGTGGTCGAGGGCCGCGGACTGGTCGCCGCCCCGCTGCCAGATCGCGTAGTCCGTGTAGTCCAGGGGGAGTTCGGGCAGCTCGGCGCGGCGGTGCCCGGTCCTCGCCCGGTACAGCTCGGTCAGGTCGCGGACGATCAGGCCGAGGGACCAGCCGTCGGAGACGATGTGGTGCATGCCGAGGACCAGGACATGGTCGTCGTCGCCGGCGCGGACGAGGGTGGCGCGGAAGGCGGGCTCCCGGCCCAGGTCGAAGGGGCGCAGCGCGGCGGCGTGCACGGTGGCCGCCAGCCGTCGCTCCGGGTCCGGGCCGGCCGGGGCGGTGGCGTCCACCACGTCGAGGCAGTCGGGGTCGGGCGGCAGGATCCGCTGGTGGGGCAGGCCCTCGTGCTCGGGGAAGACGGCCCGCAGCTGCTCGTGCCGGGCCGTGAGGTCGGTGACGGCGGCGCGCAGCGCGGGCAGGTCGAGCGGGCCGGTGAACCGCCAGGCGGCGGGCAGCAGATAGGTGGCGGCGCCGGGGTCGAGGCGGTCCAGGAAGTACAGGCGCTGCTGGGCGGGCGACAGCGGGATGCGGTCGGGGCGCGGGCTGATGCGGACCGGGCCGTCGTCGCGGGCTCCGGTCAGTCCGCGCAGCCGCTGCTCCAGCAGGCGCCGGGCGGCCGGGGACAGGGGCGCGGACGGGGCGGCGGGTCCCGGGCGCACGTCGGATGTGGTCATGAGGGCACTCCGATCTGAACTCATGGGGAGGAAGCGGGTGTCGGGCGGGAGGCCCTCAGAAATCGGCGGTGAGGGAGAGGTCGATCTCGTCGTCGCTCATCTGCGAGATCAGTTCCAGCAGCCGGCTCTCCACCTCGGCGGCGAGACGCCCCACCGTGGGATGCTCGAACAGGTCCCTGACCTGGAGCGGGCAGTCGAACGCGGTGCGCAGTCTGGAGGCGACGGCGACGGCGCGCAGGGAGTGGCCGCCCAGGGCGAAGAAGTCGTCGTGGACGCCGACCCGGGGCAGATCGAGCACTTCGCACCAGATCTGTGCGACGACCGTCTCGGCCGGGCTGCGGGGCGCCACGAAGGCCGCCGACTCGGGCGCCGCGGGCTCGGGCAGGGCGGCGGTGTCCAGCTTGCCCTGCACCGTCAGCGGCAGCGCGTCGAGCAGGACGAACGCCGACGGCACCAGATAGTGCGCCAGTTGGGCCCGGCAGTGTGTCTGGAGGATCTCCTCCGACAGGCCGTCGCCGACGACGTAGCCCACCAGGGCGGCCTCGCCGCGCAGGGTGCGGACGACGACCGCCGCGCCCCGCACCCCGGGGTGGCGGCGCAGCACCGCCTCGGCCTCCTTGGGCTCGACGCGGAACCCGCGGATCTTCACCTGGTCGTCGTTGCGGCCGAGGAACTCCAGTTCCCCGGAGGGCAGTCGGCGTACGACGTC is a genomic window of Streptomyces sp. WP-1 containing:
- a CDS encoding non-ribosomal peptide synthetase, which gives rise to MTTSDVRPGPAAPSAPLSPAARRLLEQRLRGLTGARDDGPVRISPRPDRIPLSPAQQRLYFLDRLDPGAATYLLPAAWRFTGPLDLPALRAAVTDLTARHEQLRAVFPEHEGLPHQRILPPDPDCLDVVDATAPAGPDPERRLAATVHAAALRPFDLGREPAFRATLVRAGDDDHVLVLGMHHIVSDGWSLGLIVRDLTELYRARTGHRRAELPELPLDYTDYAIWQRGGDQSAALDHWRTRLAGLTPLELPTDHPRPDTPGGPGEAHVLTLPSALTDALAELGRRAGTTPYMTVLAAFQAALAFHSGQQDIAVGTVVANRERAETEQLVGFFVNTLVLRGDFADDPTPAALLARTRERVLEAFSYQSLPFERVVEALSPERDLARNPLVQVLYTHTDISGSAFDLGAATGTPYRIDLTTAKFDLTLDLRDGDGRTELAFVHRPDLYDAGSVAALARHTVNLLEAFCATPDIRLSAIDPLTPAERAFLLGPGGPANAGNEPRTAPRTAPDRLAEHIGGAPDAIAVVRGTDCLTYAELDARASHLARRLRAAGVTPGSLVGVCLDRTPDLAVALLGVWRAGAAYLPLDPSHPKARREFTVADSGIEWIVTDGATRGAVAQLPVKLMVLDEDGGAEAETPDILPAPEDLAYVIYTSGSTGRPKGVEVTHGNLAWLLAAADRHFVFGPDDVWTLMHSPAFDFSVWELWAPLTSGGRVVVLGSDEVRDPAAVHRVLREAGVTVLNQTPAAFKGLRAHLKSTGSDFAELPLRTVVFGGDAFDVRDYGDWFTAPGEKPALVNMYGITETTVHVTFRTITEDDVRGTVRSPIGRPLTGQHGYVLDPGGRLVPSGSVGELYVSGGGVARGYRNRPELTAERFLDDPFGAPGARMYRTGDLVRVLPDGQLAYIGRADHQVKIRGYRIEPGEIETALRALPGVADVAVVARRDGDTARLVAHIVTPEARPLDPPALREGLRLTLPDYMVPALFVRHERLPLTANGKVDRAALTAVAPAAAGPGTHVPPEGPLEEALAGVWSQVLGAEHVGRGDNFFDLGGDSILALRLVGLGRLAGLGFSVADVFRTRTLADLAALVTEDVDAPAPVAPFSQLDPADAGRLPDGLEDAYPLTMLQAGMLHEMLADPRRGAYHNVTDLKISTPEGFDRHAFQAAVDAVVAGHPILRSSVDLVGYREPLQLVHRAARLRVGYTDLRGLPRDEQRARLREFVDEEFERRFDLATAPLVRIHLHHITDHELRLVLTDCHVVLDGWSLTSLVADLLALHREAVAHGTTPLPPQAPAFAEYVALERAALDSEESLTYWRDSLADLRPVTFRRRARAGTGADRPPVHEVRRSYAHLAERIGRLAKDTGVPRRTVLLTAFHHTMSLFADRDESALGHSIGLVTNGRPEVPGADRMRGLFLNTVPFGVTRPRGSWRAYLRDVFEAEQEMLPHRRVPLVRIARLRPTEPSLTDTVFNYVNFHRLSHDSWDDSLEIARTMFPLLVNASVNAFTLDIDREFVAPATAEQLADVYCAQLEAMVAGPDARVTRPALTGAARATALDVWARGPQIPSSPLMLHEHIAGHAARTPDAVAVEHRGQRLSYGELHEQAEQVARRLRSLGVGPETVVGICVERGPDLVRAAVGVLRSGGAFLPLDPQHPTERLKFMADDSGMRVLLTQRALDGTVPFDGPVLHLDAPAGHMEPVPGREPDADTLAYIIYTSGSTGTPKGVALPHRGLSNMLEGQRDLVRPTPGDRVLQFASFGFDASILELTWSLANGGRLVTAPKEDLRPGPDLARTLREARVTCAMLPPSALAVLGEDDFPELRVLQVAGESCPAELADVWSRGRRFHNVYGLTETSVWSVAAELSPGQGQPPIGTPIRNTRIHVLDDDLQPVPAGVPGEIYLGGQAVGRGYLGRPGLTAATYVPDPYGLPGERLCRTGDLGTHRADGSVEWLGRRDSQVKLRGFRIELGEIEHALRALPEVRQAVVLHRTDLPGGEPALVAYLVPRDGARPTPEELRRALRASLSAYMIPARFVLLDELPVNRSGKIDKRALPLPPAELDQDETEFVAPATPAEKVLAEIWREVLGLARIGVHDDFFRIGGSSLSTVRVSLMSAGRGLTVSVGDLIEHPTIAQLAEHATRAAGVRLPAAVTSEVRLREGTGDPLWCVHPTGGSAAWFVPLARALPPGRPVHAFQARGLLGGVDPSTVTGIAANYVAEITERVPDATGERAPHALLGWSMGANIALEMATQLDRAGHPVAPLVLIEPYLPNPAARARLNGVTDDLRTAWRQRDLIRQLPPSPERDRATAELTATLLGAGMSPAEAALVENAPIEVWHSLLAALAGYEVRPYPGHIHLVVGSEAAGLPRGRTMPGLDVDYDTYLARWRDLAGGGLTVHISEGDHMSMMAEPRVSGIAEILVAIKEGENR